In one window of Comamonas testosteroni DNA:
- a CDS encoding LLM class flavin-dependent oxidoreductase has protein sequence MKSLNNVKLSMLDLVAVREGATVADALQIAVRTAQQAEKLGFTRYWLAEHHNMPGIASSATAVLIGHIAGATQKIRVGSGGIMLPNHAPLVVAEAFGTLAELYPGRIDLGLGRAPGTDAATMRALRRDRVETEEDFPRDVQELQRLLGDHQDGARIIAMPGTGTHVPIWLLGSSLFSAQLAAHMGLPYAFASHFAPRMLHQALALYRQMFKPSATLAKPYAIVGVPVIAAPSDEEARFLASSTYQRVLGILTGNRTRLMPPIADFWEQLDGRAQAAIADFLAVGVIGGPDTVRQGLQKLADETQADEFMIVSDVYDAELRLRSLEITAGAMNCA, from the coding sequence ATGAAATCCCTGAACAACGTCAAGCTGTCCATGCTGGACCTGGTCGCCGTGCGCGAAGGCGCAACGGTGGCCGATGCACTGCAGATTGCCGTGCGCACCGCGCAGCAGGCCGAGAAGCTGGGCTTCACCCGCTACTGGCTGGCCGAGCACCACAATATGCCGGGCATTGCGAGTTCGGCCACGGCCGTGCTGATCGGCCACATCGCAGGTGCCACGCAGAAGATTCGTGTGGGCTCGGGCGGCATCATGCTGCCCAACCATGCACCGCTGGTGGTGGCCGAGGCCTTCGGCACGCTGGCCGAGCTCTACCCGGGCCGCATCGACCTGGGCCTGGGCCGCGCGCCGGGCACCGACGCAGCGACCATGCGCGCCCTGCGCCGCGACCGCGTGGAGACCGAGGAGGACTTCCCGCGCGACGTACAGGAGCTGCAGCGTCTGCTGGGCGATCACCAGGATGGAGCCCGCATCATCGCCATGCCGGGCACGGGCACGCATGTCCCGATCTGGCTGCTGGGCTCCAGTCTGTTCTCGGCCCAGCTGGCCGCACACATGGGCCTGCCCTATGCCTTTGCCTCGCACTTTGCGCCGCGCATGCTGCACCAGGCCCTGGCCCTGTACCGCCAGATGTTCAAGCCCAGCGCCACACTGGCCAAGCCTTACGCGATTGTCGGCGTGCCCGTGATTGCAGCCCCCAGCGATGAAGAGGCCCGCTTTCTGGCCAGCAGCACCTATCAGCGCGTGCTCGGCATCCTGACCGGCAACCGCACCCGGCTCATGCCGCCCATAGCGGACTTCTGGGAGCAGCTCGATGGGCGCGCCCAGGCGGCGATTGCCGATTTTCTGGCCGTGGGCGTCATCGGCGGCCCCGATACCGTGCGCCAGGGCCTGCAAAAGCTGGCCGATGAGACCCAGGCCGATGAATTCATGATCGTCAGCGATGTCTATGACGCCGAGCTGCGCCTGCGCAGCCTGGAGATCACGGCTGGCGCAATGAACTGCGCCTGA
- a CDS encoding helix-turn-helix transcriptional regulator has translation MSRSARLLQLLDTLRRARLPQTGPELAQALGISLRTLYRDIATLRTQGADILGDPGIGFEMRPGFLLPPLMFNADELEALLLGARWASLQADPQLAQAATAAMDRIRSALPLELRIAVDTSGLLVPNMQTDPPAEPWQAALRRAIRAEHKVVLHYRDQHGVPSQRRVWPFAMAYFERSRVVSAWCELRQAFRHFRADRVDALEDLGERYPQRRQALIQRWLDETGYTLD, from the coding sequence ATGAGCCGTTCCGCCCGTCTGCTGCAATTGCTGGATACGCTGCGCCGCGCCCGTCTGCCGCAGACCGGGCCCGAGCTGGCCCAGGCGCTGGGCATCAGCCTGCGCACGCTGTACCGCGACATTGCCACCTTGCGCACTCAGGGCGCCGACATTCTGGGCGACCCCGGCATAGGCTTCGAGATGCGGCCCGGCTTTTTGCTGCCGCCCCTGATGTTCAACGCCGACGAGCTGGAGGCGCTGCTGTTGGGCGCGCGCTGGGCCAGCCTGCAGGCCGATCCGCAATTGGCCCAGGCCGCCACCGCCGCCATGGACCGCATACGCTCGGCACTGCCGCTGGAGCTGCGCATCGCCGTCGACACCAGCGGTCTGCTGGTTCCCAATATGCAGACAGACCCGCCGGCCGAGCCCTGGCAGGCCGCGCTGCGCCGCGCCATCCGCGCCGAACACAAGGTCGTGCTGCACTACCGAGACCAGCATGGCGTGCCAAGCCAGCGCCGGGTCTGGCCGTTTGCCATGGCCTACTTCGAGCGCTCCCGCGTGGTATCGGCCTGGTGCGAGCTGCGCCAGGCCTTTCGTCACTTTCGCGCCGACCGTGTGGATGCCCTGGAGGATCTGGGCGAACGCTATCCACAAAGGCGCCAGGCGCTGATACAGCGCTGGCTGGACGAAACCGGCTACACGCTGGATTGA
- a CDS encoding glutathione S-transferase family protein produces the protein MSTPHQPKLRFFSNPRSRARMVRWMLEECGADYETVELEFGPEMKSPEYLSINPMGKVPALQHGDAVVTETGAILAYLADLFPEKRLAPAMGSPERAGYFRWLFFVAGPVEAVTTARNEGWLQSQTHQQAISAGFGRFDDVLNTLLHAVAGKRYVCGDHFTAADLYLASYIGWSMMDGSLPRRPEFEAYATPLLQRAASVRADEMDGDMQAAAMAPVV, from the coding sequence ATGTCCACACCTCACCAGCCCAAGCTGCGCTTTTTCAGCAACCCCAGATCACGCGCCCGCATGGTGCGCTGGATGCTGGAGGAATGCGGTGCCGACTATGAAACCGTTGAGCTGGAATTCGGACCCGAGATGAAGTCGCCCGAGTACCTGTCCATCAACCCCATGGGCAAGGTCCCGGCGCTGCAGCATGGCGATGCCGTGGTCACCGAGACCGGAGCCATCCTCGCCTATCTGGCCGATCTTTTCCCCGAGAAGCGACTGGCCCCGGCGATGGGCAGCCCGGAGCGCGCCGGCTACTTTCGCTGGTTGTTCTTTGTCGCCGGGCCGGTGGAGGCCGTCACGACCGCCCGCAACGAAGGCTGGCTGCAATCGCAAACTCATCAGCAGGCCATAAGCGCGGGCTTTGGCCGCTTTGACGATGTGCTGAACACATTGCTGCATGCGGTGGCCGGCAAACGCTATGTCTGCGGCGACCACTTCACGGCCGCCGATCTGTATCTGGCCAGCTATATCGGCTGGAGCATGATGGACGGCAGCTTGCCCAGGCGGCCCGAATTCGAGGCCTATGCCACGCCGCTGCTGCAGCGTGCAGCCTCGGTGCGCGCCGATGAGATGGACGGCGATATGCAAGCCGCCGCCATGGCACCAGTCGTTTAA
- a CDS encoding SDR family NAD(P)-dependent oxidoreductase: MLKDKVALVTGAASGIGRCVALTWAREGARVVLADLNEEQGQETAALVRELGAEALYLRADAGSAADHEALVALTMRHFGRLDVACNNAGIGGVSAPTADYPLDAWEQVLRVNLSGVFYACKYQIAAMLQGGGGSIINMASILGAVGFANSAAYTAAKHGVLGLTKAAALEYSARGVRVNAVGPGFIHTPMISGLEQDPSTHAALVAAHPMGRLGQPEEIAELVAWLASDRASFVTGAYYPVDGGYLAR; encoded by the coding sequence ATGCTCAAGGACAAGGTTGCATTGGTGACGGGGGCTGCGTCCGGCATAGGCCGCTGTGTGGCGCTGACATGGGCCCGGGAAGGCGCGCGGGTGGTGCTGGCCGACCTCAACGAGGAGCAGGGCCAGGAGACCGCAGCCCTGGTGCGCGAGCTGGGTGCCGAGGCACTGTATCTGCGCGCCGACGCCGGCAGCGCGGCGGATCATGAAGCGCTGGTGGCCTTGACCATGCGCCACTTCGGCCGTCTGGATGTGGCCTGCAACAACGCCGGCATCGGCGGTGTCAGTGCGCCCACGGCCGACTATCCACTGGATGCCTGGGAGCAGGTGCTGCGCGTCAATCTCTCTGGCGTGTTCTATGCCTGCAAATACCAGATCGCCGCCATGCTGCAGGGCGGCGGCGGCTCCATCATCAATATGGCGTCCATCCTCGGTGCCGTGGGCTTTGCCAACTCTGCGGCCTACACGGCCGCCAAGCATGGCGTGCTGGGCCTGACCAAGGCGGCAGCGCTCGAATATTCGGCCAGAGGCGTGCGGGTCAATGCCGTGGGGCCGGGCTTTATCCACACTCCCATGATCAGCGGTCTGGAGCAGGACCCGAGCACGCATGCGGCGCTGGTGGCGGCCCACCCCATGGGACGCCTGGGCCAGCCCGAGGAGATCGCCGAGCTGGTGGCCTGGCTGGCCAGTGACCGCGCGTCGTTTGTGACGGGCGCTTATTACCCGGTCGACGGCGGTTACTTGGCGCGCTGA
- the gspF gene encoding type II secretion system inner membrane protein GspF, which translates to MPAFTFEALDAQGQTRKGTLEADNARAARSQLRSQALVPLQVEPVAAGQGRGRTGASGWLTRPAFNSTSLAVWTRQLSGLVSSGLPIERALAALAEEAEDERQHQLVAALRAEVNAGSSFARALEQHPREFSDIFCAVIGAGESSGSLGPVLENLADDLEARQALQSKLIGASLYPAIVTLVAIVIVTFLVSYVVPQVAGVFAGTKRALPFLTVLMLGISSFVRSYGWFMLAVLLLAAAGFRLALKNEAFRERFDAQWLHLPLIGRLSRSYNAARFAGTLAMLAGAGVPILKALQAAAETLNNRALRADAMDALVLVREGAPLASALAQKKRFPGLLAMFARLGEQTGQLPLMLQRAATQLSTEVQRRAMHLATILEPLLIVVMGLVVMLIVLAVLMPIIQLNQFVK; encoded by the coding sequence ATGCCCGCCTTTACCTTTGAAGCCCTGGATGCCCAGGGCCAGACCCGCAAGGGCACCCTGGAAGCCGACAACGCCCGTGCCGCGCGCAGCCAGCTGCGCAGTCAGGCCCTGGTGCCGCTGCAGGTCGAACCCGTGGCCGCAGGCCAGGGCCGGGGCCGGACAGGCGCATCCGGATGGCTCACGCGCCCGGCCTTCAACTCCACGAGTCTGGCAGTCTGGACCCGCCAGCTCTCGGGGCTGGTCAGCTCCGGCCTGCCCATAGAGCGCGCGCTGGCCGCGCTGGCCGAGGAAGCCGAGGACGAACGCCAGCATCAACTGGTCGCCGCGCTGAGGGCAGAAGTCAATGCCGGCTCCAGCTTTGCCAGGGCGCTGGAGCAGCATCCACGCGAGTTTTCCGACATCTTCTGCGCCGTGATCGGTGCCGGCGAATCCAGCGGCAGCCTGGGCCCGGTGCTGGAGAACCTGGCCGACGACCTGGAGGCGCGTCAGGCACTGCAGTCCAAGCTCATCGGCGCCTCGCTGTATCCGGCCATCGTGACGCTGGTGGCCATCGTCATCGTGACCTTTCTGGTCAGCTATGTCGTGCCGCAGGTCGCCGGCGTGTTTGCCGGCACCAAGCGTGCGCTGCCGTTTCTCACCGTGCTCATGCTCGGCATCAGCAGCTTTGTGCGCAGCTATGGCTGGTTCATGCTGGCCGTGCTGCTGCTGGCTGCCGCGGGTTTTCGGCTGGCGCTCAAGAACGAGGCGTTTCGCGAGCGCTTCGATGCCCAGTGGCTGCATCTGCCACTCATAGGCCGGCTCTCGCGCAGCTATAACGCGGCGCGCTTTGCCGGTACCCTGGCCATGCTGGCCGGAGCGGGCGTGCCCATTCTCAAGGCCTTGCAGGCCGCCGCCGAGACGCTGAACAACCGCGCACTGCGCGCCGATGCCATGGATGCGCTGGTGCTGGTGCGCGAAGGCGCGCCACTGGCCTCGGCCCTGGCACAGAAGAAGCGCTTTCCGGGCCTGCTCGCCATGTTCGCCCGACTGGGCGAGCAGACGGGCCAGCTGCCGCTGATGCTGCAGCGTGCCGCCACCCAGCTGTCCACCGAAGTCCAGCGTCGTGCCATGCACCTGGCCACGATTTTGGAGCCCCTGCTCATCGTCGTCATGGGGCTGGTGGTCATGCTCATCGTGCTGGCTGTGCTCATGCCCATCATCCAGCTCAACCAGTTCGTCAAATAG
- a CDS encoding ammonium transporter — protein MQALKQGADALFILMGAVMVLAMHAGFAFLELGTVRRKNQVNALVKILVDFSVSTVVYFALGYGVAYGTHFFVGAEQLAALNGYGLVKFFFLLTFAAAIPAIISGGIAERAKFWPQLIATAVIVGLIYPFFEGIVWNQHFGVQAWIKALTGSEFHDFAGSVVVHAVGGWIALGAVLLLGPRRNRYRQGGAIAATPPSSIPFLALGAWILIVGWFGFNVMSAQNLDKISGLVAVNSLMAMVGGTLAALAVGKNDPGFVHNGPLAGLVAVCAGSDLMHPLGALVVGAAAGAIFVFMFTLTQNKWKIDDVLGVWPLHGLCGAWGGIAAGIFGTQALGGLGGVHPLAQLIGTLMGVAWAALGGLLVYGLLKKTVGLRLSQEQEFDGADLSIHHISATPEREANW, from the coding sequence ATGCAAGCACTAAAACAGGGCGCAGATGCCCTGTTCATTTTGATGGGCGCCGTCATGGTCCTGGCCATGCACGCCGGTTTCGCCTTTCTGGAGCTGGGCACCGTGCGCCGCAAGAACCAGGTCAATGCCCTGGTCAAGATCCTGGTCGACTTCTCGGTCTCCACCGTGGTCTATTTCGCGCTCGGCTATGGCGTGGCCTACGGCACGCACTTTTTCGTGGGCGCCGAGCAGCTGGCGGCACTCAACGGCTATGGCCTGGTCAAGTTCTTCTTTCTGCTGACCTTCGCCGCCGCCATTCCCGCCATCATCTCGGGCGGCATTGCCGAACGCGCCAAGTTCTGGCCCCAGTTGATCGCCACGGCCGTGATCGTGGGCCTGATCTACCCCTTCTTCGAGGGCATTGTCTGGAACCAGCATTTCGGCGTGCAGGCCTGGATCAAGGCGCTGACCGGCTCCGAATTCCACGACTTTGCCGGCAGCGTGGTGGTCCACGCCGTCGGCGGCTGGATCGCCCTGGGCGCCGTGCTGCTGCTGGGCCCGCGCCGCAACCGCTACCGCCAGGGCGGAGCGATTGCCGCCACACCACCCTCCAGCATTCCCTTCCTGGCGCTGGGCGCCTGGATTTTGATCGTGGGCTGGTTCGGCTTCAATGTGATGAGTGCCCAGAATCTGGACAAGATCTCCGGTCTGGTCGCCGTGAACTCGCTGATGGCCATGGTGGGCGGCACTCTGGCCGCCCTGGCGGTGGGCAAAAACGACCCGGGGTTTGTGCACAACGGCCCGCTGGCCGGCCTGGTTGCCGTCTGCGCGGGCTCGGATCTGATGCACCCTCTGGGGGCGCTGGTCGTGGGGGCTGCCGCCGGTGCCATCTTTGTATTCATGTTCACGCTGACGCAGAACAAATGGAAGATCGACGACGTGCTGGGCGTGTGGCCGCTGCACGGTCTGTGCGGCGCCTGGGGCGGCATTGCGGCCGGCATCTTCGGCACGCAGGCGCTGGGCGGGCTTGGCGGTGTGCACCCTCTGGCCCAGCTCATAGGCACGCTGATGGGCGTGGCCTGGGCAGCGCTGGGCGGCCTGCTGGTCTACGGCCTGCTCAAGAAAACCGTGGGGCTGCGCCTGAGCCAGGAGCAGGAGTTCGACGGCGCAGACCTGTCCATACACCACATCAGTGCCACGCCCGAGCGCGAAGCCAACTGGTGA
- a CDS encoding site-specific integrase → MLSYAQWLANFLEWADKRKVDLKTCDYATHIVGRYQKEMLEGLWSRDGYGLAPSTVNLRVQQACDFLTWMADTGQRVVFKIPYDTAKLRIGSATSSIGHLGFNVRVRKGKVRRPTRPLCMPTDAQVKAWLESVHEKYGQTYGLMCETVLFTAMRREEVVCLRHDTLPENPKDWLIANPLAPPAQQQVRITIRYGTKGPTYGLDNGDKIGPERDILIPLSLAQSWDHYRSNARNQAFAARMKRVKGAARVALAKSAVHLFLRASDGMQFKGPELYNAWTGALPPINGWSPHQGRHWWACSVLWRELKKHQHTPHLSNETTAALLENTALSIIRLQVQPQLGHANEATTMVYLRWVMDMLAVPASLEDDDEPSIGTK, encoded by the coding sequence ATGCTCAGTTACGCGCAATGGCTTGCGAATTTCTTAGAGTGGGCAGACAAGCGCAAGGTAGACCTCAAGACATGTGACTACGCCACACATATAGTGGGCCGCTATCAAAAAGAGATGCTTGAAGGCCTCTGGTCACGCGATGGTTACGGCCTCGCACCAAGCACTGTGAATCTGAGAGTTCAACAAGCGTGCGACTTTTTGACTTGGATGGCAGACACAGGCCAGAGGGTAGTCTTCAAGATTCCGTACGACACTGCAAAGCTGAGAATCGGCTCAGCCACAAGCTCCATCGGCCACCTGGGTTTTAACGTCCGTGTACGTAAGGGAAAAGTGCGGCGACCGACGCGTCCTCTGTGTATGCCAACAGATGCGCAGGTGAAAGCGTGGCTTGAAAGCGTCCATGAAAAGTATGGACAGACTTACGGCCTTATGTGCGAAACGGTCTTGTTTACTGCAATGCGACGCGAAGAAGTCGTATGCCTCCGCCACGACACCTTGCCCGAGAACCCCAAAGACTGGCTCATCGCGAACCCACTCGCCCCCCCTGCGCAACAACAAGTTCGCATCACTATCCGATACGGCACAAAGGGTCCAACCTATGGCCTGGACAATGGGGACAAGATTGGTCCAGAGCGAGACATCTTGATCCCCCTGAGCCTTGCTCAAAGCTGGGATCACTATCGCTCTAATGCCCGGAACCAAGCTTTTGCGGCGCGCATGAAACGAGTCAAAGGGGCGGCACGGGTTGCGCTTGCAAAGAGCGCTGTGCACTTATTCCTCCGCGCTTCAGATGGGATGCAGTTCAAAGGCCCTGAGCTATATAACGCGTGGACAGGAGCCCTGCCTCCCATCAATGGCTGGTCTCCCCACCAGGGAAGACACTGGTGGGCATGCTCTGTACTTTGGCGAGAGCTGAAGAAGCACCAGCACACGCCGCACTTGAGCAATGAGACTACGGCAGCACTGCTTGAGAACACTGCCCTGAGCATCATCAGACTTCAAGTCCAACCGCAACTAGGTCACGCCAACGAAGCTACGACGATGGTGTATCTGCGATGGGTGATGGACATGCTCGCGGTACCGGCCTCACTTGAAGACGACGACGAGCCGTCAATAGGCACTAAATAA